Proteins from one Juglans microcarpa x Juglans regia isolate MS1-56 chromosome 6S, Jm3101_v1.0, whole genome shotgun sequence genomic window:
- the LOC121236979 gene encoding eukaryotic translation initiation factor 3 subunit F-like: protein MLPPSDLSRRLLQISSKNFIIQYYLSLIAYNFITSIFNLLSNNGSPSKTFDYGFHIVGADQAKRVISNLLGSISPDVTVEIRNSYDVPHSEFLGQIALNIEYHHNMLVSHQKVNVKEVIVEWYSTGLGVTSGSALIHEFYSSKVPNPVHLTADTGFRNGLGTIKDYVSFNLQLGDQQLAAQFQEIPLDLRMVEAERIGFDILKTTVILSLSPAELLPGKPLSKQTEKSLLAYSGPSLNVPVEHASGEYFKDGGVSDKRYAWYGASSKGVAGVFGTK, encoded by the exons ATGCTTCCACCTTCAGATTTGAGCCGTCGTTTGTTACAAATATCCTCGAAAAATTTCATCATACAAtattatctctctctcatagCATACAATTTCATTACCAGTATCTTCAACCTGCTCTCGAACAATGGAAGCCCTTCCAAGACATTCGACTATGGCTTTCATATCGTCGGTGCTGACCAAGCCAAGCGTGTCATTAGCAATCTTCTTGGCTCCATCTCGCCTGATGTCACCGTTGAAATCCGAAACTCATATGATGTCCCTCACAGCGAGTTCTTGGGGCAGATTGCTTTGAATATCGAGTACCATCACAATATGTTAGTATCCCACCAAAAAGTGAATGTGAAAGAAGTCATCGTTGAATGGTATTCAACTGGTCTTGGAGTTACTAGCGGTAGTGCACTGATTCATGAATTTTATTCCAGCAAAGTTCCCAACCCTGTTCATTTGACTGCCGATACAGGATTCAGGAATGGACTGGGCACGATAAAAGATTatgtttcttttaatttgcaACTTGGAGACCAGC AGCTTGCTGCACAATTTCAGGAGATTCCTCTGGATCTTCGTATGGTAGAAGCTGAACGAATTGGATTTGATATTCTAAAGACAACTGTGATTTTGAGCTTGTCACCTGCTGAGTTGCTTCCTGGGAAGCCTCTCTCTAAGCAAACGGAGAAGTCGTTACTTGCTTATTCTGGACCCTCTTTAAATGTTCCTGTGGAGCATGCCTCAGGAGAATACTTCAAAGATGGTGGTGTGTCGGATAAAAGGTATGCGTGGTATGGAGCTTCATCCAAAGGTGTAGCGGGAGTTTTCGGTACTAAGTAA
- the LOC121236972 gene encoding protein ACCELERATED CELL DEATH 6-like: MTITCMNPILYNAAAQGNIMAFKNHKFKRPLEAILTPNKNTILHIFITTLENGIELTEKNFVGDILDMCPSLLCQVNVKDETSLHIAARYGHANIIRVLIQHARYGHNQDLGSGAEAVWEMLRMVNKERDTALHEAVRYNHREVVKLLIKEDPDFSYSVNDAGETPLYIAVERNYENLVLEILKTCNSPAYDGPLGRTALHAAVFWDNKVTIKAILEKIGGGITKKADQEGWTPLHLAAYSNWWWSTQLLLEHDSQVAYMKDKEGRTALHIAAHRGNNRVMQSIIGMCPDCCELVDNIGRNVLHFAVEGDVCTVSMILKNSSLSNLLNEKNAEGNTPLHHQYSRYSEDVNGALMHHPRVDKMGFNKNNLNAYQVALTSAKLSPKKKMDIATKLRSRSRRVFLKEDENNITLDDIMKDEVNWLQARRKEFLEKAAETHLVVAALITTVTFAAAITMPGGFVGTGGDPHYEGSAVLRRNTAFKAFIITDAISLVLSSSAVVTHLLMPLLLIKHSESDETRYDFLSLAFKFILMAMGAMVLAFITGAYAVLVHSLDLLVTTCVIGSCFFLILYIIYELYKKNIGFSRIYSSLYYFLCY, encoded by the exons ATGACCATCACCTGCATGAATCCGATTCTCTATAATGCTGCAGCACAAGGCAACATCATGGctttcaaaaatcataaattcaaaCGGCCACTAGAAGCCATATTAACaccaaacaaaaacacaatcCTCCATATTTTCATCACAACCCTCGAAAATGGGATAGAATTAACAGAGAAAAACTTCGTGGGAGACATACTCGACATGTGTCCTTCACTTTTATGTCAAGTCAATGTCAAAGATGAAACTTCATTACATATCGCAGCAAGGTATGGGCATGCTAATATCATTAGAGTTCTGATCCAACATGCGAGATATGGACATAATCAAGATCTTGGAAGCGGGGCTGAAGCAGTCTGGGAGATGCTTAGGATGGTGAACAAAGAGAGAGACACAGCCTTACATGAGGCTGTACGTTATAATCACCGTGAAGTGGTAAAACTTTTAATCAAGGAAGACCCAGATTTTTCATATTCTGTTAATGATGCCGGGGAGACTCCACTCTACATTGCCGTCGAGAGAAACTATGAAAATTTGGTGttggaaattttgaaaacctGCAATTCACCCGCTTATGATGGCCCCTTAGGTAGAACGGCTTTGCATGCTGCAGTATTTTGGGATAATAAAG TAACGATCAAAGCAATTCTGGAAAAAATTGGAGGAGGTATAACTAAAAAAGCAGACCAAGAAGGTTGGACTCCACTGCACTTGGCTGCATACTCAAATTGGTGGTGGTCTACACAGCTGTTGCTGGAACATGATTCACAAGTAGCATACATGAAAGACAAAGAGGGGAGGACAGCTCTTCACATTGCAGCTCATCGTGGCAATAATCGGGTAATGCAAAGTATTATAGGCATGTGTCCAGATTGTTGTGAACTGGTTGACAACATAGGCAGGAATGTGTTGCACTTTGCGGTGGAGGGCGATGTTTGTACAGTGAGTATGATCCTTAAAAATTCATCTCTCAGCAATCTTTTGAACGAGAAGAACGCGGAAGGGAACACTCCTCTCCATCACCAATATTCCCGCTATTCCGAGGACGTGAATGGGGCTCTCATGCATCACCCCAGAGTAGATAAGATGGGCTTCAACAAAAATAACCTCAATGCATATCAAGTCGCTTTAACTAGTGCAAAGTTATCACCAAAAAAG aagatGGATATTGCGACTAAACTTCGGTCTCGTTCGAGAAGGGTATTCCTCAAGGAGGACGAAAACAATATCACCCTGGATGACATTATGAAGGACGAGGTGAACTGGTTGCAGGCGAGGAGGAAAGAATTTTTGGAGAAAGCGGCCGAAACACACTTGGTAGTGGCTGCTCTCATCACAACCGTGACCTTTGCCGCAGCTATAACCATGCCTGGTGGTTTTGTTGGTACTGGAGGTGACCCACATTATGAAGGCTCTGCAGTTTTGAGGAGAAATACTGCTTTTAAAGCGTTCATTATCACTGATGCCATATCTTTGGTGCTATCTAGTTCTGCTGTTGTTACCCATCTACTTATGCCACTTTTGTTGATCAAACATTCTGAATCTGATGAAACTCGCTACGATTTTCTTAGCCTGGCCTTCAAGTTTATTTTGATGGCCATGGGAGCAATGGTGCTGGCATTTATCACAGGTGCATATGCTGTGTTAGTGCATTCCTTAGATCTTCTGGTCACCACTTGTGTTATTGGCTCAtgcttcttcctcattctctatattatatatgaattgtataagaaaaatattggtTTCTCCAGGATATATTCAAgtttatattactttttatgttATTGA